From Asterias rubens chromosome 3, eAstRub1.3, whole genome shotgun sequence, the proteins below share one genomic window:
- the LOC117287951 gene encoding inactive tyrosine-protein kinase PEAK1-like → MKEDTKPSNIACSSFVPHRFKATQCGRCFKSHAQHRQFMKGNKNNYVKIMELHSNQNAESTSDEDAASQKTVLVNGRNIEDSGGGITTDYYTAKNMIKTEQTRQQVDETDAKPRRHITKKSVTRRNREAVARRSARENVVKLNIPIEQPEINDLSVTMDVNKNKESNGYNSASDNGMLDDDSGAMDVFRNNQNGNHIVEETHQDSSGSAGLQYLKAFRASRKSSIPVPKHLGNKDPRYDAARLQEFQEVAKNLRHVSDATVGLSEMNGNHEAVSRHVSAPCSDSLSPRLNQQDLEERQRMMEAKSSETLANTAFQTFSSHGKHGTLPRNLGMAVSRPSLLQGGSKHQRQTSDPDIYQSTEREEIQVVTMPSTESPNSRQVSSKKQVVTSKISSEIFFGASGDSKLKSPKVTANSESSFQSFLDLTDKPVVIVAADGSVSHYRGSAETSSESLEDRRGKRPSNLKNLAKPYKVVDVSQKPPVLSPEESSVSPQLPMSPSPRYRSHEEDLNIQLGQSPVSDVKMRSKDPLGKFPKRNVVLVDGIYSVKDGVQFSSEDASVTQTEHKDILSPLSNDGDSTLSFPILLSESESSDLGDKRRNSNSSNYKVPIFIGHKNYDNVGTVLSDRVLSSSDLSKDKSKPNGGEYLTPMPQKKENDKETPPVPPVRTSSEIQEHATDKTSASSTPKKYPKKPRRIPGNKEPNSNNSQSSSDSRWRSKTHPLPVDPIYAKINLETKKSNSSVTRSNTDVGRSKQKRLAPLPPNGESQDNVNSVPDSLPRGTPPPPPGRGSPDVSPSKPGKPLAPSPPTEGYLGIIYESLSGDPIRTGTITTPAVSMSPSKPHPVPANRVQTPTKQESGATHGRALSPHRRTSTKPKGQTPTKEPKSMTESKVLTSPPREVTSPLRAMSPPIPCSPNGVALLPDSSPFQGSPNGKESKSKRSKLPWKRKKRRDDRGSPEREFDSTQVEKWLEKVHQQNMEEDAQRHSMDRLDVINAYRGESTAFINQFDLQTPSLSTSPEQTGEDSDGSGIKSHHNLSSKRRAPKPPSGGRPASWMEGTQDSSLVGSTENVHVLKKSYSLSPQSRRRVNDSNNLVQYENIGVLRKKKSAPPKPERRRRNMTTGFEDLHSQRQSLSMELPTLTRQASSDPDLTSTIYETLIRDQPSTSSGVPLKSALKSPGSFETKTDADANAHPKRPVRIIAPEKHEPGPQEPDSVNVYSNIEIVQRGLGASNAKSSISSVIFTTDAETQCAIVAPVETAVVPGSKAEDLDAFESIFTMNRAALTRLATAAPRWGRVKWDDSSRRPWDNVGGSVNQACCTVSGGAFFRFVTLEKESEATAVMIGTDTNRALDLLHIAQCSQAISPHPNIFNISHASLESIPSQMLQTTNGQSKDSSLNSSHTEDRIESAVVMTDRVPVTNVMSYVNHNKELHEYLPEKYEHSVALLLLQLLNGLHHLQLHRVCLASLKLEHLLLVDSSLPGGGSVLVINHVISHLQCDIADGSSPPSHDMYSTPLKLSEKIAEFNLGILVYEFLHQPNPFAIKTSLITQSYEPQHLPAIPTRSKYSQGLTKLARGLLRKNPSERLTTNQAIGMLQCLLWGPPADLMDDVDSQDQNLRRWLVTEQARQVTNVSSYCIPGSGDSEGGFGLTDQLHCQFLSDTSVQGLLENMLILSQ, encoded by the exons ATGAAAGAGGACACCAAGCCCAGCAACATTGCCTGCTCCTCCTTTGTGCCACACAGGTTCAAAGCAACACAGTGCGGCCGCTGCTTCAAATCGCACGCCCAGCACAGGCAGTTCATGAAGGGGAACAAAAACAACTACGTCAAAATTATGGAACTTCATTCGAACCAAAACGCAGAATCAACATCGGACGAGGACGCAGCATCACAGAAAACTGTTCTGGTGAACGGAAGGAATATTGAAGACAGCGGTGGTGGAATTACAACGGATTACTACACTgcgaaaaatatgataaaaacaGAACAGACGAGGCAGCAAGTTGATGAAACTGACGCAAAACCACGACGCCATATCACTAAAAAATCCGTCACCCGTAGAAACAGGGAGGCCGTGGCGAGACGATCCGCACGTGAGAATGTTGTGAAGCTAAACATTCCTATTGAACAACCTGAAATAAATGATTTAAGTGTCACAATGGACGTGAACAAAAACAAGGAAAGTAATGGTTATAACTCTGCGTCCGATAACGGAATGTTGGATGATGATAGTGGCGCGATGGACGTGTTTAGAAACAACCAGAACGGGAATCACATTGTGGAAGAAACTCATCAAGATTCCAGTGGCAGCGCCGGTCTGCAGTATCTTAAGGCATTCAGGGCTTCTCGTAAGTCATCTATTCCAGTCCCGAAACATTTGGGAAACAAGGACCCAAGGTATGATGCTGCAAGACTTCAAGAATTTCAAGAAGTTGCAAAGAACCTTCGTCATGTGTCTGATGCGACGGTTGGTTTGTCTGAAATGAATGGAAACCATGAGGCTGTAAGTAGACATGTGTCAGCACCCTGCAGCGATTCTTTAAGTCCAAGACTTAATCAGCAGGATTTGGAGGAACGGCAGAGAATGATGGAAGCCAAGTCTTCAGAGACACTCGCCAATACGGCATTCCAAACCTTTTCCTCTCACGGTAAACATGGTACGTTGCCAAGAAATCTAGGCATGGCCGTTTCTAGACCATCACTGCTGCAGGGAGGCAGCAAACACCAACGGCAAACGTCGGATCCTGATATCTACCAGTCAACCGAACGAGAGGAGATTCAGGTGGTTACAATGCCTTCGACAGAATCGCCCAACAGTCGGCAGGTGTCGTCCAAGAAACAGGTTGTCACCAGCAAGATCAGCTCGGAGATATTCTTTGGTGCCAGCGGAGACTCAAAGCTGAAAAGCCCAAAGGTCACTGCTAATTCAGAATCCTCCTTTCAGTCCTTCTTGGATCTGACTGACAAACCTGTGGTGATTGTTGCTGCCGATGGGAGTGTATCTCACTACAGAGGCTCTGCAGAGACTTCTTCTGAGAGCCTTGAAGACCGACGAGGGAAAAGGCCCTCTAATTTGAAGAATCTTGCCAAACCCTACAAGGTTGTGGATGTATCGCAAAAACCTCCAGTACTCTCGCCAGAAGAGTCCTCTGTCTCCCCACAGCTGCCCATGAGCCCATCACCAAGGTATAGGTCACACGAAGAGGACTTGAACATCCAATTGGGGCAGTCGCCAGTTTCCGATGTCAAAATGAGATCTAAAGACCCCCTCGGAAAGTTCCCCAAAAGAAACGTTGTTCTTGTGGATGGAATTTATTCCGTGAAAGACGGTGTGCAGTTTAGTTCGGAAGACGCATCTGTAACACAAACAGAACACAAGGACATCTTATCTCCTCTGAGCAACGATGGTGATTCGACGCTGTCTTTCCCGATTCTCCTGTCCGAAAGTGAATCATCCGATCTCGGCGATAAGAGGCGAAACTCAAATTCGTCAAACTACAAAGTCCCTATTTTCATCGGCCATAAGAACTACGATAATGTTGGGACAGTGCTGTCAGACAGGGTTCTTTCCTCGAGTGATCTATCGAAGGATAAATCAAAACCAAACGGAGGTGAATACTTGACTCCGATGcctcaaaagaaagaaaacgaTAAAGAGACGCCACCTGTGCCGCCAGTCAGAACAAGCTCTGAAATCCAAGAACACGCAACCGATAAAACATCAGCCTCAAGTACACCAAAGAAATATCCTAAAAAACCAAGAAGAATTCCCGGTAACAAAGAACCAAATTCGAACAACTCACAGTCAAGCTCAGATTCCCGCTGGCGGTCGAAGACACATCCACTGCCGGTCGATCCCATTTACGCAAAGATTAATTTGGAAACTAAGAAGTCCAACTCCTCTGTCACCAGGTCAAACACTGACGTTGGTAGATCTAAGCAGAAGCGTTTGGCCCCATTGCCTCCTAACGGTGAAAGTCAAGATAACGTTAACTCTGTACCAGATAGCCTCCCCCGTGGTACTCCACCACCACCCCCAGGTCGAGGCTCTCCTGATGTATCTCCAAGTAAACCGGGGAAGCCTCTAGCTCCTTCACCACCAACAGAAGGCTACCTCGGTATCATTTATGAGTCACTGAGCGGAGACCCTATTCGTACAGGTACAATAACCACTCCAGCCGTCTCAATGAGTCCATCTAAGCCACATCCAGTACCTGCTAATAGAGTCCAAACCCCTACCAAACAAGAATCTGGTGCTACACACGGTAGAGCCCTGTCGCCACACAGACGAACATCCACCAAGCCAAAAGGACAAACCCCTACAAAAGAGCCAAAATCCATGACTGAATCCAAGGTGCTTACCTCGCCTCCTAGAGAAGTTACCTCTCCACTCAGAGCAATGTCTCCTCCAATTCCCTGTAGTCCAAATGGAGTTGCCCTCTTAcccgacagctctccattccaaGGCAGTCCAAACGGTAAAGAGTCAAAATCAAAACGCTCAAAGCTACCTTGGAAACGGAAAAAGAGACGAGACGATCGCGGAAGTCCAGAGAGGGAGTTTGACTCAACGCAGGTCGAGAAGTGGCTGGAGAAGGTCCATCAACAGAACATGGAAGAAGACGCGCAGCGGCACTCCATGGACCGTCTGGATGTTATCAATGCCTACCGTGGTGAATCGACTGCCTTCATCAACCAGTTTGATCTTCAGACTCCAAGCTTAAGCACCTCACCAGAGCAAACTGGTGAAGACTCGGACGGCTCGGGTATCAAGTCTCATCACAACTTGTCCAGTAAACGAAGAGCTCCCAAGCCGCCCTCTGGGGGAAGGCCAGCAAGTTGGATGGAAGGGACTCAAGATTCTTCCCTTGTAGGTTCAACAGAAAATGTTCATGTCCTGAAGAAGTCTTACTCCTTGTCACCCCAAAGTAGGAGGAGAGTTAATGACAGCAACAATTTGGTACAATATGAAAATATTG GTGTTCTGAGAAAGAAAAAGAGCGCACCACCAAAGCCCGAGCGTCGGCGCCGCAACATGACCACAGGCTTTGAGGATCTACACTCACAAAGACAATCACTTTCCATGGAACTGCCAACCCTGACGCGACAAGCGTCCTCAGACCCTGACCTAACGTCTACCATATACGAGACTCTTATCCGTGATCAGCCGAGTACCTCATCAGGTGTTCCGCTCAAGTCAGCTCTGAAGAGTCCTGGATCCTTCGAAACAAAGACAGACGCCGACGCCAACGCTCATCCAAAGCGACCCGTTCGGATCATTGCTCCTGAAAAGCATGAGCCTGGTCCACAGGAACCTGATTCCGTCAATGTCTACAGCAACATTGAGATAGTGCAAAGAGGACTCGGAGCGTCAAACGCAAAGTCGTCCATTTCGTCAGTGATCTTCACGACTGATGCTGAAACCCAGTGTGCGATTGTTGCACCGGTGGAGACGGCTGTGGTACCGGGAAGTAAGGCGGAGGATCTTGATGCGTTTGAGAGCATCTTCACGATGAACAGAGCAGCACTGACGAGGTTAGCTACTGCAGCACCGCGTTGGGGCAGAGTGAAGTGGGATGACTCAAGCAGAAGACCTTGGGACAACGTGGGCGGGAGTGTGAATCAAGCTTGCTGTACAGTGTCTGGTGGAGCTTTCTTTAGATTCGTCACATTGGAGAAAGAGTCTGAAGCAACTGCTGTCATG ATTGGTACGGACACCAACAGAGCATTAGACCTTCTTCATATAGCCCAGTGCAGTCAGGCCATCTCACCACATCCCAACATCTTCAACATATCCCATGCATCTCTCGAGTCCATCCCCTCTCAAATGCTCCAAACCACAAACGGCCAATCAAAAGACTCATCCCTAAATAGCAGCCACACAGAGGACAGGATAGAGAGTGCCGTCGTCATGACTGACAGGGTCCCCGTCACCAACGTCATGAGTTACGTGAACCACAACAAAGAGCTTCATGAGTACCTACCGGAGAAGTACGAGCACAGTGTAGCATTGCTCCTTCTGCAGTTACTAAACGGACTCCACCATTTACAGTTACACCGAGTGTGCTTAGCGAGTTTGAAGTTGGAGCATTTACTGCTTGTAGACTCTAGCTTACCCGGAGGCGGGTCTGTATTGGTGATCAATCACGTCATATCTCATCTCCAGTGTGACATTGCCGACGGAAGCTCACCGCCGTCCCATGATATGTACTCCACCCCGTTGAAACTCTCGGAGAAGATCGCCGAGTTCAACCTCGGTATTCTCGTGTATGAGTTCCTCCACCAGCCGAACCCGTTCGCCATCAAGACGAGTTTGATAACGCAGTCGTACGAGCCACAACACTTGCCAGCCATTCCGACGAGATCTAAATACTCCCAGGGACTGACCAAACTCGCCAGAGGGCTTCTGAGAAAGAATCCCTCGGAGCGGCTCACCACGAACCAGGCCATAGGTATGCTGCAGTGCTTACTGTGGGGCCCTCCAGCAGACTTAATGGATGATGTTGACTCACAGGACCAGAACTTACGGAGGTGGTTGGTGACGGAGCAAGCTCGTCAAGTCACGAACGTCTCTTCTTACTGCATTCCTGGCTCAGGTGATAGCGAAGGAGGGTTTGGTCTCACAGACCAACTCCATTGTCAGTTTCTTAGTGACACCTCTGTTCAGGGTCTTCTGGAGAACATGCTAATCCTAAGTCAATGA